The genomic segment CTTTGCAGGCGGCAATCAGGATCACCGCCTGCTCCAGTTGGGTTTCCCCGGCCAGGTTACGACACCAGGCTTGTTGTTCGCTACTGAGCGCGGCAAGGATTTCGTTGCCCACCTGGCGATCTTTCATCGACCCGAACAGGACAACCTGATGACCTTCGTCAATCAGCTGTTTGGCAAGCCCGGCGTAGTGATAATGCGGCCAGCGCTTTGCCGGGCCAAATTCGGCGCCCGGGCAGAAGCCGATCATTGGGCGTTCGGATGAAATACCGAACGCACTGCAGGTATGAGATTTTTCGCCGTCGTTAACCTGTAATTGCGGCCACAGTAGCGGCTGCGGCAGGTCTTTTGCTGTCTGCATCACGCCTTTATCGTAGGCCAGTGCCACGTAGCGCTCCACCATCAGCGGCCAGGCGTCTTTATCCAGCACGCGCGCGTCGTTCAGCAAACCGTAGCGCATTTCGCCGCGCCAGCCGGTGCGGTGCGGTACGCCTGCAAAAAAAGGCACCAAGGCAGATTTGAATGAGTTGGGCAGTACGTACGCGCGGTCGTAGCGCTTTTCGCGTAGACTATGGCCGAGTTTGCGGCGTTCGCCAATTTCCAGCGCCCCGTGGCCGAGCGGCATCGGGATCGCCTCGTTTACTTCCGGCATACGCGATAAAAGTGGACGGCACCATGCCGGTGCCATCACGTCAATTATCGCCTGGGGATAGCGCGCCTTGAGCGTGCGATAGAGACTTTGCGACATCATCATGTCGCCCACCCATGACGGGCCGATCACCAGAATTTTCATACTTATGCGTCGCGGTTCAGCCAGGCCATGTATTCCGTCACACCTTCGGCAACGGTCTTGAACGGCTTGTCATAGCCCGCGGCGCGCAGGTTCGTCAGGTCCGCCTGAGTAAATGCCTGATAGCGGCCTTTCAGTTTATCCGGGAACGTAATGTACTCAATGCTACCTTTTTTATGGTATGCCAGCGCGGCGTCAGCCACGGCCTGGAAGGATTCCGCACGGCCTGTACCCAGGTTAAAGATGCCGGACACGCCGTTTTCCAGGAACCACAGGTTGACGGCTGCCACGTCGCCCACATAGACGAAGTCACGCTTGAAGCCATCACTGCCTTCGAACAGTTTCGGACTTTCGCCGTTGTTCAACTGCGTATTCAGGTGAAACGCCACGCTTGCCATGCTGCCTTTGTGACTCTCGCGCGGCCCGTAAACGTTAAAGTAACGGAAGCCCACGATCTGGGAGTTCGCTTCAGGCAATACCTGACGGACATATTCGTCGAACAGGAATTTGGAATATCCGTAAACGTTCAGCGGCTGCTCATATTCACGGGATTCAATGAAGTCTGAGGTGCGCCCGCCGTAGGTCGCCGCAGAAGAGGCGTACAGGAACGGAATTTCACGCTCAAGGCAGTAGTGCAGAAGCTCTTTGGAGTACTGATAGTTGTTATCCATCATGTACTTGCCGTCCCACTCGGTGGTGGAGGAGCATGCACCTTCATGGAAGATGGCATCGATTTCGCCGAACTCTTCACCTGCCATAATCTGAATAAGGAAGTCTTCTTTATCCATGTAGTCGGCGATGTTGAGATCCACCAGATTGACAAACTTGGTGCCATCTTTCAGGTTATCCACCACCAGAATGTCGGTGATGCCTTTGTCATTGAGAGCTTTAACAATGTTGCTGCCGATAAGGCCCGCGCCGCCGGTAACGATGATCATAACTGTAACCTTTGAAGTGTGGAGCCCGGGGACAGTCCCGGACGCTAATGTTTCTATCATATCATTAGTATGGCTGCCCTACAGCCATTCGCCGATATCCGCCCCATCCTGAATGATTTTGCGAATATGCAATAAAGGCAACACGTGATTTATGCTGCAAAAACGAGAAGAGATAATGCGTCATCTCGTCAGGAAGTATAGGTTTGGGTAATATGTGTCGAAATTTGCCGAGTCTGGAGAATTGCAATGCGTGGTGATTTTTACAAACAGTTAAACAGCGACCTTGATACCGCACGTGCGGAAGGGTTGTTCAAAGAAGAGCGTATTATTACCTCCGCTCAACAGCCGGACATCACGGTTGCCGACGGCAGTCATGTGATCAACTTTTGTGCGAACAACTACTTAGGTCTTGCAAATCACCCTGAGCTGATTGCCGCTGCGAAAAACGGCATGGACACCCACGGTTTTGGCATGGCCTCGGTGCGCTTTATCTGCGGCACGCAGGATAGCCACAAGCAGCTTGAAAACATGCTGGCGAACTTCCTCGGGATGGAAGATGCCATTCTGTACTCCTCCTGTTTCGACGCCAACGGCGGTCTGTTTGAGACCCTGCTCGGCGCAGAAGATGCCATTATCTCCGATGCTCTGAACCATGCCTCCATTATCGACGGCGTGCGCCTGTGTAAAGCAAAGCGTTTCCGCTATGCCAATAACGACATGGCAGAGCTGGAAGCCCGCCTGAAAGAGGCGCGTGAAGCGGGCGCTCGTCACGTAATGATCGCTACCGATGGCGTATTCTCAATGGACGGCGTGATCGCCAACCTGAAAGGCGTATGCGACCTGGCAGATAAATACGCTGCGCTGGTGATGGTCGACGACTCCCACGCGGTCGGTTTTGTTGGCGAAAACGGCCGGGGTTCTCACGAATACTGTGACGTCATGGGCCGCGTGGACATCATCACCGGTACGTTGGGCAAAGCGCTCGGCGGCGCATCGGGTGGCTATACTGCTGCGCGTAAAGAGGTGATTGAGTGGCTGCGCCAGCGCTCTCGCCCATATCTGTTCTCCAACTCCCTGGCGCCAGCCATTGTTTCAGCGTCGATCAAAGTGCTGGAGATGGTTGCGTCCGGTGCTGAACTGCGCGATCGCCTATGGTCCAATGCCCGGCTGTTCCGCGAAAAAATGAGCACTGCAGGGTTTACGCTGGCTGGTGCCGATCACGCCATTATCCCGGTCATGCTGGGCGATGCGGTGGTCGCGCAGAACTTTGCGCGTGAGTTGCAGAAAGAGGGCATCTACGTGACCGGGTTCTTCTTCCCGGTAGTACCAAAAGGTCAGGCGCGTATCCGCACGCAGATGTCTGCGGCGCATACGCCTGAACAAATTGAACGTGCGGTGGAAGCCTTTACCCGCATCGGCAAACAGCTGGGCGTAATTGCCTGAGGACGTGTAATGAAAGCGTTATCCAAACTGAAAGCAGAAGAAGGGATTTGGATGACCGACGTGCCGGAGCCGGAAGTCGGTCATAACGATCTGCTGATCAAAATTTGTAAAACGGCCATCTGCGGGACTGACGTACACATCTACAACTGGGACCAATGGTCGCAGAAAACTATTCCGGTGCCGATGGTTGTTGGTCACGAATATGTCGGCGAAGTGGTCGGAATGGGTCAGGAAGTGAAGGGGTTTGAAATTGGCGACCGCGTGTCTGGCGAAGGCCATATTACCTGCGGTCACTGCCGTAACTGTCGCGGCGGACGTACGCACCTGTGCCGCAATACTGTCGGCGTGGGTGTTAACCGTCCGGGCTGTTTCGCTGAATATCTGGTGATCCCTGCATTCAACGCCTTCAAAATTCCGGATAACATTTCTGACGATTTGGCCTCCATTTTTGACCCGTTTGGCAATGCAGTGCACACCGCGCTCTCCTTCGACCTGGTGGGAGAAGATGTGCTGGTCTCTGGCGCAGGTCCAATCGGTATTATGGCGGCAGCGGTCGCTAAACACGTAGGCGCGCGCAACGTCGTGATCACCGATGTGAATGAATATCGCCTGTCGCTGGCGCGCAAAATGGGCGTCACCCGCGCGGTGGATGTTTCTAATGAGAGCCTGAACGACGTCATGGAAGAGCTGGGCATGACGGAAGGCTTCGACGTGGGCCTTGAGATGTCCGGCGCGCCACCGGCGTTTCGGACCATGCTCGACACCATGAACCACGGTGGTCGTATTGCGATGCTGGGTATTCCCCCGTCCGATATGTCCATCGACTGGAACAAAGTCATCTTCAAAGGGCTGTTCATTAAAGGTATTTATGGCCGCGAGATGTTCGAAACCTGGTACAAAATGGCGGCACTGATTCAGTCTGGTCTGGATCTGACCCCCATAATCACGCACCACTTCTCTATCGATGAGTTCCAGAAGGGCTTCGACGCGATGCGGTCAGGCCAATCCGGGAAAGTTATCCTGAGCTGGGATAAGTAATCTACAGGGGCCTGAGGCCCCTTTTCATTACAGAGCTGTGCGCTCGCCGCCAAGCTTACTCGTGACGTTTGACGAGATACTACCAATATCGATTTTATTGTGGCGCTTATCATAAATCAGCTGCTCTGCGTTCTGACCAATCGGCGAAAATATCGTATTGCCTTCAAAATTTTTATTATGATCAAGCAGCATTGAAAAATAGATGGCAATGAGCTTTTTATCAAAAGCACAGGCGATATGAACGATGGCTGTATCCACAGACACCACCAGATCAGCTTTTTTGATGAGCGTGATGGCATCCCACAGCGAACTGAATCGACAAACCGTAATATTCGCGTTATCGAAGCGTAGGTCGGCTAATTTTCGCCCTTCGCCAATAATGAAAACGTGCGTATCCGGGTGCTGCACAATATCATTAGCCAGTTTTTCCAGCTGCACGTGCGAGAGACTGCGTTCGTCAACGCTGGCGAAAGGGTTTAGCACAACGATTTTTTTGCCAGCATAAGGTTGCAGATAATGGTCTATAAAATCCTCATGCTCGGGCAACACAGGCAAAGCGTAACGAAGAGATTCAGGCTTAACGTTTAATGCGTTAAGGATCTGTTTTTGCGGATGGGTAATGTGGAAATCAGAATTCACAGGAAGCATTAAGTTATAAGGCTTGTTCAACCAGCCGCCAAACCCAATTGCATATTTATAATGGATTTTATGCAGCAGTTGCGTATTGAATAACTCCTTTCTTTTCATCCATGAATAATGGCTGATCACCAAATCAGTGTCGATAGGCTTTATTGCATCGATATTTTTGATATCAGCAATATAGACCTCATCGATATCGGATATCTTTTCAAACAGATCGCGATTTCGCTCCTCAACCACAACCTGTAGCGTATAGCCCGCTTGTTTCAAACTATGCCAGGTTCCTGTGTGGCACACGGCATCGCCAATACCGAGATCAACAAACGGAAATAAAATCCGCTTAATGCTGGGAATGTTTATATCTTCGTGGCGTTTATCCTGTAATTGCCGCGATAAAGACAGAAGCTTTAACCGCCTTTTTAATTCTTTGGTTTTATGGTTTCGCTGTCTGTTGATTTCCTTTAAATAGCCGATTATTTTCTTCATGATCCCACTAAACCAAATTAAGTATTAAACTTTGGTTAGTATAATCTTAAGTTTCACGAAAAGGAATGTCAGCGAGAACAGCGTGGCACTTACACAAATTTAACCTTATTTAACAATGGATTAAAGAATGTGCCTTCAAGGGTATTTTCCATTTTTTTGGTGCAGGACAGTACCCGGCTCAACGCGAAAATAATAAAAAAGGTTTGGATTGGGCAGTGACAATGATGGTGGCTGGCGCTATCTTACGCTTATTATCAGCGAATGAATATCTCGAGTGGGAGATAACATGTTCAGGCTCACTGTATGTCTTTTGACATACAACTCTGCACGTTTATTACGTGACGTATTAACGCCTTTAATGCGCATTGCAGATGAGATAATTGTTATTGATTCTGGTAGTACGGATGACACATTATCTATTCATGAAGAATATGGAATTACTCCAATATATAACCCATACACTATGCACGGTGAGCAGATGAATATGGCTATTTCGCATGCCTCTAATGATTGGGTGTTATGTATGGATAGCGACGAAATACTCGATGACGAGACGCTAAAGTATATTCTCAGGTTAAAATCTGGAGATGAACCGCCTGCAGACAGAGGCTGGTGCTTATCGCGTTACTGGTATGTCTTAGGTGAGCAAACCCGAACCCTCTATCCCATTTCCTCCCCGGATTACCCCTTGAGGTTGTTTAATCGTCATCATGTCAGGTTTAATCACCGCCCCGTGGATGATAAAGCGACAGGAGCCGCGCAGGTTACGCGGATACCGGGCCACGTACGACACGATACCTTCTATTCTCTGCATGAAGTGTTCAGTAAATTAAATATTTACACAACCCGAGTGGTGAAATATCAGAATCTCCGGCCTCCAATCGCACGTGGCGTAGCCAGCGCAGTGGGTGCTTTTTTCAAATGGTACCTGTTTAGCGGTGCGTGGCGAAGGGGAAAAGTCGGGGCCGTTACGGGGCTTTATGCGACGCTATACAGCTTTATGAAATATTTCAAAGCCTGGTATCAACATCAGGATAAACGAGAGTCGGCAGCCCGGGAGCGTACCGACTCTCATCTTATAGACTAGCTAGCTTTTCTTGCCCCAGCCCTGCCACTGATGCTGAAAATACTGCACCAGGGTGCTTTGATTCACGCTTTCGCTAAGCACGGCAAAGAACCGGGTGGCATATACCGGCTCCGGTGCGAGCTTCGCTTTACAGAGCCTGACCCCTGTGAAGGGATTTCGCGGCTGCGTTGAAGGTGGCTGAGAACTGCCGGGACGAGACGTATCGACCTGCGGTTCGTTGAGTAGGTCGCTCGGACGTACCAGCGTGATATCCGAAGGTAGTGTCGGCAGCATTTGTTGCAGAACGCGAACGGTCGAGGGATGAGGGTGGCCGATTGCAATCGCCGAGCCATTGCGGCGCGCCAGCTGCACTGCGCGATTAAACTGCTTGCGAATGTCGGCGTCGTTCTGGGTATCATCCAGGAACACCTTGCGCTTAATCACCTTCACGCCGGTCCCCTGAGCTGCACGCATCGCCTGGCTGTTGCCGATGGTCATGCTGTCAAGGAAATAGAGATTATAACGTTCCAGCGACTGCATCACTTTTAGCATACCGTACAGGCTGGACGTCATCGCGCTGCCCATGTGGTTGTTCAGCCCCACGGCATACGGCACTTTGTTATACGCGTCGCTGATGATGCGATCGATCTCATCGCTGCTCATCTCCGGGCGCAGGGTGTCTTTTTCCAGCGGCTGCTTGCTGATCGGCGCCATTGGCAGATGGATAAGCACCTCATGCCCGCTGTTGTGGGCTTTGGTCGCCATCTCACGGGCGTGCGGGGCATTAGGCAGAACAGCGACAGAGATGGCCGGCGGCAGGGCCAGCACCTGATTTTCGTAGTGTGGACGATAACCAAAGTCATCAATCACGATGGCGAGTTTGCCTGCGTATACCGGTGCAGCCAGCGCCAGTGCGCTGGCGACGGAGAGCATAATTCGACGAAATTGAAGCAAAACTTATCTTCCCAACCACGGCTGTGGATTGACCGCCTGACCCTGGCGACGAATTTCGAAATAGAGTGACGGGCGGCCCTGACCGCCACTGCTGCCCACAAGGGCGATGGGTTGGCCTGCGCGCACCTGAGTGCCCACGCTGACCAGCGCGCTCTGGTTGTAGCCATAAAGACTCATATCGCCTTTACCGTGCTCTACCACCACCACAAGCCCGTAGCCCTGCAGCCAGTCGGCCAGGATCACGCGGCCATCGGCAATGGCTTTCACTTCGCTACCCTCAGACGCGCCGATAACTATCCCTTTCCAACGTAGTTCACCCTGCAGCTGTTCGCCATAGCGATGCAGAATTGACCCACGAACGGGCCAGAAAGCCTGACCGCGAGGCGCGCCTAAACCGCCGGTACGCGATATCAGGGAGCGTTCGCTTTCACTTGGCTTATAGGTGGTGCCTTTACGAGAGGCTTCCTGCTGCTTGTTGCGAACGGCCTGCGCCTCACGCGCTTCTTTTTCGGCACGCGCTTTAGCCGCGGCTTGCGCACGGGCAATACTGTTGCGCAGCTTCGCTTCGTTGGCGCGCATTTCGCTCAGCTGGCTTTGGCCTGCCTGGATGGAGGATTCAAGGCCTGAAAGGGTTTTCTTACGCTCGTTGCGCGCCTGCTCAAGCTTTGCCTGCTGGGCCTGCTGCTCGTAGAGCAGTGTCTGCTGCTGGCTCTGCTTCTCTTCCAGCTCGGCTTTCTGGCTGGCGACCTCTTCACGCGTCTGTTTTAGCTGGGCGATAGTCTCCTGACGCGCCTGGTTCAGGTAGCCAAAGTAGGCCTGCAGGCGCTGCCCGCGCTGGCTCTCTTCGCCGCTGAGGATCAATTGAAGGCCCGTGTGTTCACCCTGGCGGAACGCGGCATCAAGCTGTGCGGAAAGGTTACGTTCCTGGGCGTCGCGCTGGCGCTCGAGTCTGGCAATCGACGCGTTCATCTCATCGATCTGCTTATTCAACTGTGCGAGGGTATTTTGCGTTTCACGCAGATTTCGCGTGGCGGCGGAGATTGCCTCTTCCTGCTTTTTCAACTGGGCCAGAAGCGAGGCGCGTTGCTGTTGTTGCTGGCGAACCACACGCTCTTTGGCGGCGATATCGGCCTGAATAGATTTTAGCTGGTCGCGATCGTCCGCATGAGCGGATGCGGCGCACAGCAATACGCCAGCGCTGAGTGCGCTGGCGCAAAGCAGGGGCCTGACTGATAACCTAAGCGGCTTCACGACCCATGTGATTGAAAAATTCGCCTTTCCCCTCATGGGGAGCGATTATTCCACGATGAACAGCGGCTTACCAGTCATCTCTTCAGGGATTGGCATACCCATCAGCGTCAACATGGTTGGCGCGATGTCGGAAAGCTTACCGCCTTCCACTGCTTTCAATGATTTATCACCAATATAAATCAGTGGAACCGGCAGGTTGGTGTGGGCGGTGTGCGCCTGGCCGGTGGCCGGGTCACGCATTTGCTCCGCATTGCCGTGGTCAGCGGTAATCAACAGCTGACCGCCAACGGATGCCACCGCTTTCGCCACCTGCTCAACGCAGTGATCCAGCGCTTCAACAGCTTTGACTGCGGCTTCCATCACGCCGGTATGGCCGACCATATCACCGTTAGGGTAGTTACAAATGATGGTGTCGTACTTGCCGCTTTCGATTGCCGCGACCAGTTTTTCTGTCAGTTCGGCAGAGCTCATTTCGGGCTGCAGATCGTAGGTTGCAACTTTCGGCGAGTTGATCAGAATGCGGTCTTCGCCTTTGAACGACTCTTCAACACCGCCGTTGAAGAAGAAGGTCACGTGCGCGTATTTCTCGGTTTCGGAGATTCGCAACTGTGTTTTATCGTTTTTCGCTATCCACTCGCCGAAGGTGTTAGTCAGTGACGCGGGTGGGTATGCGCAAGGTACCGGGATATCTGCGGCGTATTCGGTCAACTGTATAAAATCGAGATTGACCCCTTTCTTACGGGTAAAACCGTCGAAATCGCTGTTCACGAATGCACGGGTAATTTCACGCGCGCGGTCAGCACGGAAGTTCATGAAAATCAGCGCATCGCCATCTTCCATTGCGGCATCGGCCTGACCTTGCGCGCGAATCACGGTCGCTTTGACGAATTCGTCATTTTCTTCACGCGCGTAAGCGGCTTCCAGACCTTCCACGGCGGTGGCGAACTGGAACTCACCTTTTGCCAGCGTCAACAGGTCATAGGCTTGTTCAACGCGATCCCAGCGGTTGTCGCGGTCCATGGCGTAGTAACGGCCAATGATGGAGGCCACCCGGCCCTTGCCCAGCGCGGCAAATTTGTCATCAAAGGCTTTGAGTGAACCTTCTGCGCTGCGAGGTGGAGTATCGCGACCATCAAGGAAAGCATGCAGATAGATTTTTTCAGCGCCGCGTTCCGCTGCCAGTTCAACCATCGCCATGATGTGATCCTGGTGGCTGTGAACCCCGCCCGCAGAGAGCAGGCCCATAATGTGCACCGCTTTACCTGCACCAACGGCTTTATCTACCGCACCACACAGAATCGGGTTGCGAAAGAACGTGCGTTCTTTGATCTCAACGTCCAGACGGGTAAGGTCCTGATACACGATACGGCCCGCGCCCAGGTTTACATGGCCCACTTCGGAGTTGCCCATCTGACGATCCGGCAGACCCACTTCCAGGCCAGATGCATCAATCAGAGTATGGGGACGTGTTGCCCATAGCGCATCCATAACCGGAGTTTTGGCGTTGAAAATAGCGTTATCCTGGCTATCTTCACGGTAGCCATAGCCATCCAGAATCACCAGTACCATAGGTTTTTTAGAAACTGACATTGCGACAACCTCATGCTCAAGAGACGAAAAATAGGCGTAATTTTACTATAGCTGAATCGATATAATAGCCGCAGAAGATCAAAGAATACGCAGGGACAAGGGCGGCCACTGACGATTTTGCGTCTTTTTTTTCGTGGCATGCCGCATAAAATGGATTAGCTTATTGTCGCTGGCTGTATTTGCCACAACGCACAGGTATACTCTTGTCCTGGTTTTTTTAATCACTTAGTCGGGAGTTGTTACCCTCCATGCAAGAAATTATGCAATTTGTAAGCCGCCACCCGGTTCTGAGCATCGCGTGGATTGGCCTGCTGGCCGCAGTGCTTTTCACCACCTTTAAAGGCCTGACGTCTAAGATTAAGGTGATCACCCGTGGCGAGGCCACGCGGCTGATCAACAAAGAAGACGCCGTAGTAGTCGATCTGCGTCAGCGCGACGATTTCCGCAAAGGTCACATTGCAGGCGCTATCAACCTGCTGCCGGCTGAAATCAAAGCAAACAATCTTGGTGAGCTGGATAAGCATAAAGCTCAGCCGATTATCGTGGTTGACGGGACCGGGATGCAGGCGCAGGAGTCCGCTAACGCTCTGCATAAAGCCGGTTTCGAAAACGTAACCGTACTGAAAGAAGGTATTTCCGGCTGGAGCGGGGAAAACCTTCCGCTGGTGCGGGGTAAATAAGGAGTGCAGTGATGGCCAATATTGAAATCTACACCAAAGCGACCTGCCCGTTCTGCCATCGCGCGAAAGCGCTGCTGAACAGCAAAGGCGTAACCTTCCAGGAACTGCCGATCGATGGTGACGCGATCAAGCGCGAAGAGATGATTCAACGTAGTGGTCGTACGACGGTTCCGCAGATTTTCGTTGATGCGCAGCACATTGGTGGCTGCGATGACTTGTATGCGCTCGACGCCCGTGGTGGACTCGATCCACTGCTGCGCTAAGAGACTTTAGGACAATTAAAAAGGGTTTTTCCATGTCAGAACAAAACAACACCGAAATGACTTTCCAGATCCAGCGCATCTATACCAAAGATGTTTCTTACGAAGCGCCAAATGCGCCACACGTTTTCCAGAAAGATTGGCAGCCAGAGGTTAAACTTGATCTGGATACCGCATCCACCCAACTGGCAGATGATGTGTATGAAGTCGTATTGCGCGTGACCGTTACCGCTTCTCTGGGCGAAGAGACTGCATTCCTGTGCGAAGTACAGCAGGGCGGCATCTTCTCCATCGGCGGCATCGAAGGCAACCAGATGGCGCATTGCCTGGGTGCATACTGCCCGAACATCCTGTTCCCGTATGCGCGTGAATGCATCACCAACCTGGTTTCTCGCGGTACATTCCCGCAACTGAACCTTGCGCCAGTTAACTTTGATGCGCTGTTCATGAACTATCTGCAGCAGCAGTCTGGCGAAGGTGCCGAACAACATCAGGATGCCTGATGAGCATTGTTAATGCGTCAATGACTGTGATCGGTGCCGGTTCTTACGGCACCGCTCTTGCCATCACGCTGGCAAGAAATGGTCACGAGGTGGTCCTTTGGGGCCACGATCCTAAACATATCGCCACGTTGCAACACGACCGCTGCAACGTGGCGTTTCTTCCGGACGTTCCGTTCCCTGACTCTCTGCATCTGGAAAGCGATCTCACGGCTGCCCTGGCGGCCAGCCGTAACATTCTGATTGTGGTGCCGAGCCACGTGTTTGGCCAGGTGTTACATCAGATTAAGCCGCTGATGCGGGCGGATGCGCGCATTGTATGGGCGACGAAAGGGCTGGAGGCGGAAACCGGGCGCCTGTTACAGGATGTGGCCCGCGAAGCGCTGGGCGATACCATTCCGCTGGCGGTGATTTCCGGGCCGACGTTTGCCAAAGAACTCGCTGCGGGCCTGCCGACCGCCATTTCACTGGCATCGACCGACCAGACTTTCTCTGACGACCTTCAGCACCTGCTGCATTGCGGCAAAAGCTTCCGCGTCTACAGTAATCCCGATTTTATCGGCGTGCAGCTAGGCGGGGCGGTGAAAAACGTGATTGCGATTGGTGCCGGGATGTCCGACGGTATCGGTTTTGGCGCGAATGCGCGCACTGCGTTGATCACCCGTGGGCTGACAGAAATGTCCCGCCTGGGGGCGGCGTTGGGTGCCGATCCCGAGACCTTTATGGGGATGGCGGGACTGGGCGATCTGGTGTTGACCTGTACCGACAACCAGTCGCGTAACCGCCGTTTTGGCATGATGCTCGGACTGGGCAGCGATGTGCAAAGCGCGCAGGAGAATATTGGTCAGGTGGTTGAAGGCTACCGCAATACCAAAGAAGTTCGCGAATTGGCGCACCGTTTTGGTGTCGAAATGCCAATAACCGAGGAAATTTATCAGGTACTGTATTGCGGAAAAAATGCGCGCGAGGC from the unidentified bacterial endosymbiont genome contains:
- the rfaF gene encoding ADP-heptose--LPS heptosyltransferase RfaF, with translation MKILVIGPSWVGDMMMSQSLYRTLKARYPQAIIDVMAPAWCRPLLSRMPEVNEAIPMPLGHGALEIGERRKLGHSLREKRYDRAYVLPNSFKSALVPFFAGVPHRTGWRGEMRYGLLNDARVLDKDAWPLMVERYVALAYDKGVMQTAKDLPQPLLWPQLQVNDGEKSHTCSAFGISSERPMIGFCPGAEFGPAKRWPHYHYAGLAKQLIDEGHQVVLFGSMKDRQVGNEILAALSSEQQAWCRNLAGETQLEQAVILIAACKAVVTNDSGLMHVAAALNRPLVALYGPSSPDFTPPLSHIARVIRLITGYHKVRKGDAAEGYHQSLIDITPERVLEALNELLLSEEG
- the rfaD gene encoding ADP-glyceromanno-heptose 6-epimerase; translated protein: MIIVTGGAGLIGSNIVKALNDKGITDILVVDNLKDGTKFVNLVDLNIADYMDKEDFLIQIMAGEEFGEIDAIFHEGACSSTTEWDGKYMMDNNYQYSKELLHYCLEREIPFLYASSAATYGGRTSDFIESREYEQPLNVYGYSKFLFDEYVRQVLPEANSQIVGFRYFNVYGPRESHKGSMASVAFHLNTQLNNGESPKLFEGSDGFKRDFVYVGDVAAVNLWFLENGVSGIFNLGTGRAESFQAVADAALAYHKKGSIEYITFPDKLKGRYQAFTQADLTNLRAAGYDKPFKTVAEGVTEYMAWLNRDA
- the kbl gene encoding glycine C-acetyltransferase — its product is MRGDFYKQLNSDLDTARAEGLFKEERIITSAQQPDITVADGSHVINFCANNYLGLANHPELIAAAKNGMDTHGFGMASVRFICGTQDSHKQLENMLANFLGMEDAILYSSCFDANGGLFETLLGAEDAIISDALNHASIIDGVRLCKAKRFRYANNDMAELEARLKEAREAGARHVMIATDGVFSMDGVIANLKGVCDLADKYAALVMVDDSHAVGFVGENGRGSHEYCDVMGRVDIITGTLGKALGGASGGYTAARKEVIEWLRQRSRPYLFSNSLAPAIVSASIKVLEMVASGAELRDRLWSNARLFREKMSTAGFTLAGADHAIIPVMLGDAVVAQNFARELQKEGIYVTGFFFPVVPKGQARIRTQMSAAHTPEQIERAVEAFTRIGKQLGVIA
- the tdh gene encoding L-threonine 3-dehydrogenase translates to MKALSKLKAEEGIWMTDVPEPEVGHNDLLIKICKTAICGTDVHIYNWDQWSQKTIPVPMVVGHEYVGEVVGMGQEVKGFEIGDRVSGEGHITCGHCRNCRGGRTHLCRNTVGVGVNRPGCFAEYLVIPAFNAFKIPDNISDDLASIFDPFGNAVHTALSFDLVGEDVLVSGAGPIGIMAAAVAKHVGARNVVITDVNEYRLSLARKMGVTRAVDVSNESLNDVMEELGMTEGFDVGLEMSGAPPAFRTMLDTMNHGGRIAMLGIPPSDMSIDWNKVIFKGLFIKGIYGREMFETWYKMAALIQSGLDLTPIITHHFSIDEFQKGFDAMRSGQSGKVILSWDK
- a CDS encoding glycosyltransferase family 9 protein, with the protein product MKKIIGYLKEINRQRNHKTKELKRRLKLLSLSRQLQDKRHEDINIPSIKRILFPFVDLGIGDAVCHTGTWHSLKQAGYTLQVVVEERNRDLFEKISDIDEVYIADIKNIDAIKPIDTDLVISHYSWMKRKELFNTQLLHKIHYKYAIGFGGWLNKPYNLMLPVNSDFHITHPQKQILNALNVKPESLRYALPVLPEHEDFIDHYLQPYAGKKIVVLNPFASVDERSLSHVQLEKLANDIVQHPDTHVFIIGEGRKLADLRFDNANITVCRFSSLWDAITLIKKADLVVSVDTAIVHIACAFDKKLIAIYFSMLLDHNKNFEGNTIFSPIGQNAEQLIYDKRHNKIDIGSISSNVTSKLGGERTAL
- a CDS encoding glycosyltransferase family 2 protein, which translates into the protein MFRLTVCLLTYNSARLLRDVLTPLMRIADEIIVIDSGSTDDTLSIHEEYGITPIYNPYTMHGEQMNMAISHASNDWVLCMDSDEILDDETLKYILRLKSGDEPPADRGWCLSRYWYVLGEQTRTLYPISSPDYPLRLFNRHHVRFNHRPVDDKATGAAQVTRIPGHVRHDTFYSLHEVFSKLNIYTTRVVKYQNLRPPIARGVASAVGAFFKWYLFSGAWRRGKVGAVTGLYATLYSFMKYFKAWYQHQDKRESAARERTDSHLID
- a CDS encoding divergent polysaccharide deacetylase family protein, producing the protein MLQFRRIMLSVASALALAAPVYAGKLAIVIDDFGYRPHYENQVLALPPAISVAVLPNAPHAREMATKAHNSGHEVLIHLPMAPISKQPLEKDTLRPEMSSDEIDRIISDAYNKVPYAVGLNNHMGSAMTSSLYGMLKVMQSLERYNLYFLDSMTIGNSQAMRAAQGTGVKVIKRKVFLDDTQNDADIRKQFNRAVQLARRNGSAIAIGHPHPSTVRVLQQMLPTLPSDITLVRPSDLLNEPQVDTSRPGSSQPPSTQPRNPFTGVRLCKAKLAPEPVYATRFFAVLSESVNQSTLVQYFQHQWQGWGKKS
- the envC gene encoding murein hydrolase activator EnvC; translated protein: MTWVVKPLRLSVRPLLCASALSAGVLLCAASAHADDRDQLKSIQADIAAKERVVRQQQQQRASLLAQLKKQEEAISAATRNLRETQNTLAQLNKQIDEMNASIARLERQRDAQERNLSAQLDAAFRQGEHTGLQLILSGEESQRGQRLQAYFGYLNQARQETIAQLKQTREEVASQKAELEEKQSQQQTLLYEQQAQQAKLEQARNERKKTLSGLESSIQAGQSQLSEMRANEAKLRNSIARAQAAAKARAEKEAREAQAVRNKQQEASRKGTTYKPSESERSLISRTGGLGAPRGQAFWPVRGSILHRYGEQLQGELRWKGIVIGASEGSEVKAIADGRVILADWLQGYGLVVVVEHGKGDMSLYGYNQSALVSVGTQVRAGQPIALVGSSGGQGRPSLYFEIRRQGQAVNPQPWLGR